One genomic window of Marinobacter adhaerens HP15 includes the following:
- a CDS encoding alpha/beta fold hydrolase: protein MQRSLSLNLVFILTASLLLSACSRQGIYETAIGLERSSAGLEADTVMVDDLEIAYLRNHQAVDGDTIVMIHGFGANKDNWTRLAGHLTDDFNVYAIDLPGHGESSKPLDIGYRLEDQAGYVARIMETLSVGNAHIMGNSMGGAITALYAASYPERVKSAVLFDPAGILEYESELVDLVMDGDNPLIPKQPGDFERLMDFALEKKPFVPWPIMGVMEERAIANRDVNEVIFAAIRDAGFESGFRNAITRIQAPVLIIWGKEDRVINYKNGEVFAAAIPDARLELMEGIGHAPMVEAPEESAELFRAFLDQRVR from the coding sequence ATGCAACGCTCTCTATCACTGAACCTTGTTTTCATTCTGACTGCCTCACTGCTTCTGAGCGCCTGCTCACGCCAGGGCATTTACGAGACAGCCATCGGGCTTGAGCGGTCCTCCGCCGGCCTGGAAGCGGATACCGTGATGGTTGATGACCTCGAGATCGCCTATCTGAGAAATCATCAGGCGGTTGATGGCGACACCATCGTGATGATCCATGGCTTCGGGGCCAACAAGGACAACTGGACCCGCCTGGCCGGCCACCTGACCGACGACTTCAACGTCTACGCGATCGATTTGCCGGGGCATGGCGAGAGTAGCAAACCGCTGGACATCGGCTACCGCCTGGAAGACCAGGCCGGCTACGTTGCCCGGATTATGGAGACGCTGTCGGTCGGAAACGCCCACATCATGGGCAACTCCATGGGTGGAGCAATTACCGCTCTGTACGCGGCCAGTTACCCGGAAAGAGTCAAGTCAGCGGTATTGTTCGATCCGGCCGGCATTCTGGAATACGAGAGCGAACTGGTAGATCTGGTGATGGATGGCGACAATCCCCTGATCCCGAAGCAGCCTGGTGATTTTGAACGACTCATGGATTTTGCGCTGGAGAAAAAGCCTTTCGTGCCCTGGCCGATCATGGGTGTGATGGAGGAGCGCGCCATCGCCAACCGGGACGTCAACGAAGTCATTTTTGCAGCCATTCGTGATGCCGGCTTCGAGTCGGGCTTTCGCAATGCCATTACCCGTATCCAGGCCCCGGTTCTGATCATCTGGGGTAAGGAAGACCGGGTGATCAACTACAAGAACGGCGAGGTGTTCGCCGCAGCAATCCCGGATGCCAGGCTGGAACTGATGGAGGGCATCGGCCACGCTCCAATGGTGGAGGCCCCTGAAGAATCCGCAGAGCTGTTCCGGGCGTTCCTCGACCAACGGGTCAGGTGA
- a CDS encoding cation:proton antiporter family protein, giving the protein MPEAIWITFAFGLGLLVKLVGLPPLVGYLAAGFVLSGIAEATGVVIEATDVLQHIAHLGVLLLLFTVGLKLKLRSIVSPEVIGGSLLHFGITCAVFTPGVYLLMDLDWSTALMLAIALSFSSTVLAAKVLESKRELRAFHGRVAIGILIMQDLIALVVMSLAAGKTPSEWALIVFGLPLLRPLLFRLLDASGHDELLVLLGLLLALVVGGLGFEAVGLSSELGALVFGAMLANHPRSQELSKSLWSVKEVFLVGFFLQIGIGGLPDGDALIFAIIAGLVLPLKGILFFFLLLAFRLRARSGFLSALALTNYSEFGLIVASVALPEWLVPLAISVSLSFLVSAPINRFAHGLYERYSQDLSRFEGSKHHPDEQPISLGDTRVLIMGMGRTGTAAYDWLCEDQPKLMGLDSDPAKASQHQKEGRNVVFADAEDASFWNGLHMPAVQSVILAMGDIEGKLIAARMLRKLGFKGFIVAHTMYEDEAKQIREAGADEAYLTMSETGVALASHLIDKKPAKPSLVVGKSD; this is encoded by the coding sequence ATGCCTGAAGCGATCTGGATTACCTTTGCCTTCGGCCTTGGCCTGCTGGTCAAGCTCGTTGGCCTCCCCCCTCTTGTTGGCTATCTGGCTGCCGGCTTCGTGCTAAGTGGCATTGCCGAGGCGACCGGCGTCGTGATTGAGGCGACCGACGTTCTCCAGCACATCGCGCACCTTGGCGTACTCCTCCTGCTGTTCACCGTGGGGCTCAAGCTGAAGCTCCGATCCATCGTCAGTCCGGAAGTGATTGGCGGCAGCCTTCTGCACTTTGGCATCACCTGCGCGGTATTTACCCCCGGTGTCTACCTGCTGATGGACCTCGATTGGTCGACCGCGCTGATGCTGGCCATCGCCTTGTCATTCTCGAGCACGGTGCTGGCCGCCAAGGTTCTTGAATCCAAACGGGAACTGCGGGCGTTCCATGGCCGGGTCGCCATCGGCATCCTGATCATGCAGGATCTGATCGCCCTGGTTGTCATGAGCCTGGCCGCTGGTAAAACGCCCTCCGAATGGGCCCTGATTGTATTCGGACTTCCCCTGCTTCGCCCGCTGCTGTTCCGGTTGCTCGATGCCAGCGGCCACGACGAACTGCTGGTGCTCCTGGGACTGCTTCTGGCACTCGTTGTCGGCGGGCTTGGCTTTGAGGCCGTCGGCCTCAGCTCGGAGCTCGGAGCCCTGGTTTTCGGTGCCATGCTGGCCAATCACCCCCGGTCGCAGGAACTCTCCAAGTCGCTCTGGAGCGTCAAGGAAGTGTTCCTGGTGGGTTTCTTCCTACAGATTGGCATTGGCGGTCTGCCCGACGGGGATGCGCTCATTTTCGCAATCATTGCGGGGCTGGTGCTGCCACTGAAAGGCATCCTGTTCTTCTTCCTGCTGCTGGCCTTCCGTTTACGGGCCCGCAGCGGCTTCCTGAGCGCCCTGGCACTGACCAACTACAGCGAATTCGGCCTGATTGTGGCAAGCGTTGCCTTGCCGGAGTGGTTGGTACCTCTGGCAATTTCGGTGTCTCTGTCGTTCCTGGTTTCTGCCCCGATCAACCGGTTTGCGCACGGCCTTTATGAACGTTACTCCCAAGATCTCAGCCGCTTTGAAGGCAGCAAACATCATCCCGATGAACAACCGATTTCCCTCGGGGATACCCGCGTCCTGATCATGGGCATGGGGCGGACAGGGACCGCAGCCTACGACTGGCTCTGCGAGGATCAGCCCAAACTGATGGGGCTGGATTCCGACCCTGCGAAAGCCAGTCAACACCAGAAAGAAGGTCGCAACGTGGTTTTTGCTGATGCCGAGGATGCGTCCTTCTGGAACGGGTTGCACATGCCTGCAGTGCAGTCGGTGATCCTGGCAATGGGTGACATAGAAGGCAAACTGATCGCCGCCCGAATGCTGCGCAAACTGGGTTTCAAGGGTTTTATCGTGGCCCACACCATGTATGAAGATGAGGCGAAACAGATCCGGGAAGCCGGGGCCGATGAAGCCTACCTGACCATGAGTGAAACCGGCGTGGCCCTTGCCAGTCATCTGATCGATAAAAAGCCCGCCAAACCATCCCTGGTTGTCGGCAAATCTGATTAA
- the senA gene encoding selenoneine synthase SenA, producing the protein MTVIEQIDLAKSELLEQLEWTRKRTETLVCSLPETALDVPYHPGVNPPLWEMGHAAFFYEVFVFNLLDGTPSHDPAMDDLWDSFHIEHRDRWNRELFPGRQKTLDYFNLIYDRVAERIEKQPLTDQARYLYRYAIYHQNMHIESMIWCRQTVGYPAPPGTDLYRPAPGDSHQGDAYVPAGEWLIGMPGESGQYASDDFAFDNEKPWFTVKLESFAISKCLVSNREFMEFVEDGGYRRPELWSFGGRKWLQTETDVALVHGSDEPLLRTPRHPLYWRWHDEQWQERVFDRWQSLNPDAPVTHVTFWEAEAWCRWAGRRLPTEYEWEVAALGNRPGEPFRRFPWGNSAPTEQLADLNGRAMAQNPVFDFPAGDSPFGCRQMTGTVWEWTGDQFLPYDGFKVDMYPFMSTLQFGDHKVTKGGSCATSSCLIRGTYRQAYLPLRNDVYTGFRTCALEKP; encoded by the coding sequence ATGACAGTGATTGAGCAAATCGATCTGGCAAAGTCGGAATTGCTGGAGCAGCTTGAATGGACAAGGAAGCGAACCGAGACTCTCGTGTGTTCTCTTCCCGAGACCGCGCTGGACGTTCCCTACCATCCGGGCGTCAATCCACCGCTCTGGGAAATGGGGCATGCGGCCTTCTTTTACGAAGTCTTCGTCTTCAACCTGCTGGATGGCACACCGAGCCATGATCCTGCCATGGACGACCTGTGGGATTCGTTCCACATCGAACACCGGGATCGATGGAACCGGGAGTTGTTTCCCGGGCGGCAGAAAACCCTCGACTACTTCAATCTCATCTATGACCGCGTGGCCGAGCGGATCGAGAAGCAACCGTTAACCGACCAGGCCCGTTACCTCTACCGCTACGCAATCTACCACCAGAACATGCACATCGAATCGATGATCTGGTGCCGTCAGACCGTTGGCTACCCGGCTCCGCCGGGTACTGATTTGTACCGACCGGCGCCAGGTGACTCGCATCAGGGAGACGCCTATGTTCCGGCAGGAGAGTGGCTGATCGGGATGCCGGGTGAGTCCGGGCAGTACGCCAGTGACGATTTTGCCTTCGACAATGAAAAGCCATGGTTTACCGTGAAGCTGGAATCGTTCGCAATTTCAAAATGCCTGGTCAGCAACCGGGAATTTATGGAGTTTGTGGAAGACGGTGGCTACCGGCGGCCAGAGCTCTGGTCTTTTGGCGGGCGGAAATGGCTCCAGACCGAAACCGATGTTGCCCTGGTTCACGGCAGTGACGAGCCTCTTTTACGGACGCCCCGTCACCCGCTTTACTGGCGCTGGCATGATGAGCAGTGGCAGGAGCGGGTGTTCGATCGCTGGCAGTCGCTCAATCCGGATGCACCGGTCACTCACGTGACATTCTGGGAGGCGGAGGCCTGGTGCCGTTGGGCAGGGCGTCGGCTGCCAACGGAATACGAGTGGGAAGTGGCGGCTCTGGGCAATCGCCCGGGCGAGCCATTCCGGCGTTTTCCCTGGGGCAACTCGGCGCCGACCGAACAGCTGGCGGATCTCAACGGGCGCGCCATGGCGCAGAACCCGGTGTTCGACTTTCCTGCGGGTGACAGTCCGTTCGGCTGCCGGCAGATGACTGGCACGGTCTGGGAGTGGACCGGCGATCAGTTCCTGCCCTACGACGGTTTCAAAGTGGATATGTACCCTTTCATGTCCACCCTGCAGTTCGGTGATCACAAAGTCACCAAGGGGGGCAGTTGTGCAACGTCATCCTGCCTTATCCGGGGTACCTATCGGCAGGCCTATCTCCCGCTTCGGAACGACGTATACACTGGTTTTCGAACCTGCGCGCTCGAAAAGCCCTGA
- a CDS encoding SLC13 family permease, protein MNTDQAIVFSILGIALVLFVWNRIRFDLVALIALLAVSIAGIVPVDQLFDGFSHPAVVTVAAVLVISQGLVNGGVVDRLARLLGKVGHRPTLQVLMLTSVVALCSGFINNVGALALLMPVAVWMSREAGRSPSLLLMPLAFGSLLGGTMTLIGTPPNIIIASYREAGSFGMFDFAPVGLAITLAGICFITLVGWRLTPRRGKPDDGGKLFSVGDYVTELRVPEDSSHIGATLHGLLTRADAEKDVVVLALIRDDKRSLAPSTFSVLRGDDLLLVEADTDALQDFLDSTGLELASVEEASSEASDQDETESGKPGEKSLSEGDVRLIEAVITPESGLIGKTANRLNLREQNGLNIVAIARQGQRLQRRLGDIRFQAGDILLVQGEEETLRVTLQGLGCLPLAERGLRFGRERNSLLAGGLFIAAIALIVVGWLSPPVALVACAVVMVLSKVLSNQEAYRAIDWPVIVLLAAMIPVGQALETTGGAELIASWMLMLGSGGDAWVVVTIVLTGTMLLSNVVNNAAAAILVAPIALSLSGQLGIAADAMLMAVAVGASCAFLTPVGHQSNALVMEPGGYRFGDYWRLGLPLSLLVTVVAVPVILAVWA, encoded by the coding sequence TTGAACACGGATCAGGCCATTGTTTTTTCGATACTGGGTATCGCCCTGGTGCTGTTCGTCTGGAACCGAATCCGGTTCGATCTGGTCGCCCTGATCGCGCTTCTTGCTGTCTCGATTGCCGGGATCGTGCCTGTGGATCAACTGTTCGACGGCTTTAGTCATCCGGCGGTTGTCACGGTGGCGGCGGTTCTGGTGATCAGCCAGGGGCTGGTCAACGGCGGTGTGGTTGACCGCCTGGCCAGGCTGCTTGGAAAGGTCGGGCACCGGCCCACGCTGCAGGTGCTGATGCTGACTTCAGTGGTGGCCCTTTGCTCGGGGTTTATCAACAACGTTGGTGCACTCGCATTGTTGATGCCGGTGGCGGTCTGGATGTCCAGGGAAGCCGGGCGGTCGCCCTCGCTGCTGCTGATGCCCCTGGCATTTGGTTCCCTGCTCGGGGGAACCATGACACTGATTGGCACGCCTCCGAACATCATCATTGCCAGTTATCGGGAAGCTGGTTCTTTCGGCATGTTTGACTTCGCACCGGTGGGCCTTGCTATTACGTTGGCAGGCATTTGCTTTATCACGCTGGTCGGGTGGCGGCTGACGCCGCGACGGGGTAAACCCGACGACGGTGGCAAGCTGTTCAGTGTGGGCGACTATGTTACCGAGCTTCGGGTGCCGGAGGATTCCTCCCACATTGGGGCGACCCTTCATGGGCTTCTGACGCGCGCGGATGCCGAGAAGGACGTCGTGGTTCTGGCGCTTATCCGGGATGACAAGCGGTCGCTGGCTCCCTCTACGTTCTCCGTCCTGCGCGGCGACGATCTGCTCCTGGTGGAAGCGGATACCGATGCCTTGCAGGACTTTCTGGACAGCACCGGGCTCGAGTTGGCGAGTGTGGAGGAAGCCTCTTCCGAGGCGTCCGATCAGGACGAAACAGAATCGGGAAAGCCGGGCGAAAAGTCCCTGTCCGAAGGCGACGTGCGTTTGATCGAAGCGGTCATCACGCCGGAATCGGGGCTGATCGGAAAAACCGCCAACAGGCTCAATCTTCGCGAGCAGAACGGTCTCAACATCGTTGCGATTGCGCGTCAGGGGCAACGGTTGCAGCGACGCCTCGGTGATATTCGTTTTCAGGCTGGCGACATCCTTCTGGTCCAGGGCGAGGAGGAAACCTTGCGTGTCACGCTTCAGGGGCTCGGCTGCCTGCCCCTGGCCGAGCGGGGTCTCCGGTTTGGCAGGGAGCGCAACTCCCTTCTGGCTGGCGGCCTTTTTATCGCCGCCATAGCATTGATTGTGGTTGGCTGGTTATCGCCCCCCGTCGCGCTGGTCGCCTGCGCCGTGGTCATGGTTCTCAGCAAGGTTCTCAGCAACCAGGAAGCCTACCGGGCGATTGACTGGCCCGTTATCGTTCTGCTGGCCGCCATGATTCCTGTCGGGCAGGCCCTCGAGACTACCGGTGGGGCAGAATTGATCGCGTCCTGGATGCTGATGCTGGGCTCTGGAGGGGATGCCTGGGTGGTTGTTACCATTGTCCTCACGGGCACAATGCTGCTGTCGAACGTTGTGAACAACGCGGCAGCGGCCATCCTGGTTGCGCCGATTGCCTTGAGTCTTTCCGGGCAGCTTGGCATTGCCGCCGATGCCATGTTGATGGCGGTGGCGGTTGGCGCCTCCTGCGCCTTTCTGACCCCGGTAGGGCATCAATCCAATGCTCTGGTTATGGAGCCCGGAGGTTATCGCTTTGGGGACTACTGGCGGCTGGGGCTGCCGCTGTCTCTCCTCGTGACCGTGGTAGCTGTGCCGGTCATTCTGGCGGTCTGGGCGTGA
- a CDS encoding isocitrate lyase encodes MPYAQDVDQIASLLKQHPTWNAINPKHAARMRAQNKFKTGLDIAKYTAKIMREDMANYDKDTSQYTQSLGCWHGFIGQQKMLSIKKHFGTTKRRYLYLSGWMVAALRSEFGPLPDQSMHEKTAVSGLIEELYTFLRQADAWELNHLFRALEEAENAGDNAKAEELIKQIDNHETHVVPIIADIDAGFGNAEATYLLAKQMIEAGACCIQIENQVSDEKQCGHQDGKVTVPHADFLSKINAVRLAFLELGVDDGVIVARTDSLGAGLTQKIAVTNEPGDLGDQYNSFIDGEVIEKAEDINNGDVVIKQNGQLVRPKRLASGLFQFKPGTGEDRVVLDCITSLQNGADLLWIETEKPHVGQIAAMVNRIKEVVPDAKLVYNNSPSFNWTLNFRQQVFDAWKEEGKDVSAYDRAKLMSEEYDNTELGQLADEWCRNFQRDGSREAGIFHHLITLPTYHTAALSTDNLAKGYFGDEGMLAYVAGVQRKEIRQGIATVKHQDMAGSNIGDDHKEFFAGEAALKAGGKDNTMNQFG; translated from the coding sequence ATGCCCTACGCACAAGACGTTGACCAGATCGCTTCCCTGTTGAAGCAGCACCCGACCTGGAACGCCATCAACCCGAAGCACGCCGCTCGCATGCGCGCCCAGAACAAGTTCAAGACTGGTCTGGACATCGCCAAGTACACCGCCAAGATCATGCGCGAAGACATGGCGAACTACGACAAGGACACTTCCCAGTACACCCAGTCCCTGGGCTGCTGGCACGGCTTCATCGGTCAGCAGAAGATGCTGTCCATCAAGAAGCACTTCGGCACCACCAAGCGTCGTTACCTGTACCTGTCCGGCTGGATGGTTGCTGCACTGCGTTCCGAGTTCGGTCCGCTGCCTGACCAGTCCATGCACGAGAAGACTGCCGTATCTGGCCTGATCGAAGAGCTCTACACCTTCCTGCGTCAGGCGGATGCCTGGGAACTGAACCACCTGTTCCGTGCCCTGGAAGAAGCCGAGAATGCCGGCGACAACGCCAAGGCTGAAGAGCTGATCAAGCAGATCGACAACCACGAAACTCACGTTGTTCCGATCATCGCTGACATCGACGCTGGTTTCGGTAACGCCGAAGCGACTTACCTGCTGGCCAAGCAGATGATTGAAGCCGGTGCCTGCTGCATCCAGATCGAGAACCAGGTATCTGACGAGAAGCAGTGTGGTCACCAGGACGGCAAGGTAACTGTTCCCCACGCCGACTTCCTGTCCAAGATCAACGCCGTTCGTCTGGCGTTCCTGGAGCTGGGTGTGGACGACGGTGTTATCGTTGCCCGTACTGACTCCCTGGGCGCTGGCCTGACTCAGAAAATCGCCGTGACCAACGAGCCGGGCGATCTGGGCGACCAGTACAACAGCTTCATCGACGGTGAAGTGATCGAGAAGGCAGAAGACATCAACAACGGCGACGTTGTGATCAAGCAGAACGGTCAGCTGGTTCGTCCGAAGCGTCTGGCGTCTGGCCTGTTCCAGTTCAAGCCGGGCACTGGCGAAGACCGTGTGGTTCTGGATTGCATCACCAGCCTGCAGAACGGTGCTGACCTGCTGTGGATCGAAACCGAGAAGCCGCACGTTGGCCAGATTGCAGCCATGGTTAACCGCATCAAGGAAGTGGTTCCCGACGCCAAGCTGGTTTACAACAACAGCCCGTCCTTCAACTGGACTCTGAACTTCCGTCAGCAGGTATTCGACGCATGGAAGGAAGAAGGCAAGGACGTTTCTGCCTACGACCGCGCCAAGCTGATGAGCGAAGAGTACGACAACACCGAGCTGGGTCAGCTGGCCGACGAGTGGTGCCGTAACTTCCAGCGTGACGGTTCACGCGAAGCGGGTATCTTCCACCACCTGATCACGCTGCCGACTTACCACACCGCGGCCCTGTCTACCGACAACCTGGCCAAGGGTTACTTCGGTGACGAAGGCATGCTGGCCTACGTGGCTGGTGTACAGCGCAAGGAAATCCGTCAGGGTATCGCTACCGTTAAGCACCAGGACATGGCTGGTTCCAACATCGGTGACGACCACAAGGAGTTCTTCGCTGGTGAAGCGGCCCTGAAGGCCGGTGGTAAAGACAACACCATGAACCAGTTCGGTTAA
- a CDS encoding DUF1538 domain-containing protein — protein sequence MFYLRAFSHSLVHALKNLFPIIAVVVFFQLVILRQMPDNTFAMAAGLLIVAVGVALFLQGLELSIFPVGKSLSNQFARRGSVPVLLSFGFAMGFSAVVAEPALIAVAQQAEEISEGKIKALTLRILVAVSVGLVVALGVFRTIFGYPLHWFMIIGYIVVVIITWFAPPEIVGLAYDSGGVTTNIVTVPLIAALGIGLAASIRGRNPLLDGFGLVALAVMVPMITVQLYGIFVYSGVTTDPTTVPTLVHNGTADQTPVLLTMLLDLAGMIRDVLPIIITILFFQYLVLRRGLTNPRKILFGFALVVLGLYAFVVGLKLGLFPIGTSMARQLMSMEGFVFVYLFAFMIGFATTMAEPALIAIGHQAEQAAAGTINGNAIRIIVAVGVAVGITLGVHRIISGDSIHHYIIGGYILVIILTALAPRYIIPLAYDLGGVTTSEVTVPLVTALGIGLASSIEGRNVLIDGFGLIAFASTFPIVTVMGYAIIVEMLAKQRKTDS from the coding sequence GTGTTCTACCTGCGAGCTTTCAGCCACTCCCTTGTGCATGCCCTGAAGAACCTGTTTCCTATCATCGCCGTCGTTGTCTTCTTCCAGCTTGTTATTCTCCGGCAAATGCCGGACAACACGTTTGCGATGGCAGCGGGTCTGCTGATCGTGGCTGTCGGCGTTGCCTTGTTCCTCCAGGGCCTTGAGCTGAGCATCTTCCCGGTTGGCAAAAGTCTGTCCAATCAGTTTGCCCGCAGGGGCTCTGTGCCGGTTCTGCTCTCGTTCGGCTTCGCAATGGGCTTTTCTGCGGTGGTGGCAGAGCCGGCACTGATTGCCGTGGCCCAGCAGGCGGAGGAAATCAGCGAGGGCAAGATAAAGGCCCTGACACTCAGGATACTGGTGGCCGTTTCCGTTGGCCTCGTCGTTGCCCTGGGCGTGTTCAGAACCATATTTGGTTACCCGCTGCACTGGTTCATGATCATCGGTTACATCGTGGTGGTGATCATTACCTGGTTCGCGCCACCCGAGATTGTTGGTCTTGCCTACGATTCCGGTGGCGTGACCACCAACATTGTCACCGTTCCCCTGATTGCCGCCCTGGGCATTGGTCTCGCGGCTTCCATTCGGGGTCGAAACCCCCTGTTGGACGGCTTCGGACTGGTTGCCCTCGCGGTGATGGTTCCCATGATTACCGTTCAGCTTTACGGGATTTTCGTCTATTCCGGTGTGACAACCGATCCGACCACGGTGCCAACCCTGGTACACAATGGAACCGCCGATCAGACTCCCGTTCTGCTGACGATGCTGCTCGATCTTGCCGGCATGATCCGGGATGTACTTCCGATCATTATCACCATCCTTTTTTTCCAGTACCTGGTGTTGCGCCGGGGGCTGACCAACCCGCGCAAGATCCTGTTCGGGTTTGCGCTGGTGGTGCTCGGTCTCTATGCCTTCGTGGTCGGTCTGAAACTCGGCCTGTTCCCGATCGGCACCAGTATGGCCCGGCAACTGATGAGCATGGAGGGCTTCGTCTTTGTCTATCTCTTCGCCTTCATGATCGGGTTCGCCACCACCATGGCCGAACCCGCGTTGATCGCAATCGGACACCAGGCGGAACAGGCCGCGGCCGGTACCATAAACGGCAATGCCATCAGGATTATTGTGGCGGTCGGGGTCGCTGTCGGGATCACCCTCGGCGTCCACCGGATCATCAGTGGCGACTCCATTCACCATTACATCATTGGCGGCTATATTCTGGTCATCATCCTGACCGCGCTGGCCCCGAGATACATCATCCCACTGGCGTACGATCTTGGCGGGGTTACCACCTCCGAGGTTACCGTACCTCTGGTAACCGCACTGGGTATTGGTCTGGCCAGCAGCATTGAAGGCCGTAACGTGCTGATCGACGGGTTCGGCCTGATTGCCTTCGCCTCCACCTTTCCGATCGTGACGGTGATGGGCTACGCCATCATTGTTGAAATGCTTGCCAAGCAGAGGAAAACAGACTCATGA
- a CDS encoding CBS domain-containing protein: protein MKLVKDVMVRDVMTISPFASIREALSQMKQHSVKSLVVEKTSEHDAWGLITYTNVLKTVIAEDGDIDLLNVYDACAKPVISVGENLNVRHAASLMSKYRVKRLLVLADNDLKGFVVMDDIMAALLDSID from the coding sequence ATGAAACTGGTCAAAGATGTGATGGTGCGGGATGTAATGACCATCTCTCCGTTTGCCAGCATCCGTGAGGCGCTGTCACAGATGAAACAGCACTCTGTGAAATCGCTGGTGGTGGAGAAAACGAGCGAGCACGATGCCTGGGGTCTGATCACCTATACCAACGTTTTGAAAACGGTTATTGCCGAAGACGGCGACATCGACCTTCTGAACGTTTACGACGCCTGCGCCAAGCCTGTCATCAGCGTTGGCGAGAATCTGAACGTCCGACACGCTGCCAGCCTGATGAGCAAATACCGGGTAAAGCGCCTTCTGGTGCTGGCCGACAATGATCTCAAAGGCTTTGTGGTCATGGACGACATCATGGCGGCCCTGCTCGACAGCATCGACTGA